ggagaagagggAACTGGCATATTGGTGTGTTCTTGGCGTGGGACGCATCAGTCACGAGTGAGTTGGCACAGCACGAATAGATTCAGATACCCTGTGGGAGAAAAATGGTTTTTATGGGCACGACAACAAGTGGTCGGTGATTGATGAATAAATATCATGAAGCAGCCTGTGTCATTATCAAGCTACCATAATCATTAAGACGCCAAAAGCCCCATTTTTGACCAGCCATCGAATTGTGACAGATGAAAATATACCCAGCATCTCCCGAACCCCGAGATTGTCATGCCAATGCTTAAAGAAAATTCCACTTTTCGGTTTAGGGCTCAGTGCTGGCGACCTGAGGGAACTCGAAGTTCACATTGCGGCCGGTAAGACGGCGGTAAACCTCGGCATAGGTGTCGAGTCTGTAGTCAACACCGACGCGCTCCTTCTCGTCAAGAAGgaccttgagcagcttgctGCCGTCCTCCTTGGTGCGGATACGCTTGCCGACAATCTCGACAGGGAAGCACAGATCGGCCAGGATGGCGTCGTGGACGGCGGTCAGGGTGCGGGAACGGGGGCGCTTCTGCTTCTGGGTGTTGCGGGAGCGAGCAGATCGCTTGGGGCGAGGCAAGATGCGGCGCGAGGCGAGGATCAAGACGTGGCGGTCAGAGAACTTCTTCTCGAGCTCACGGGTCAGGCTGCAGCGGGTTAGTACCGGTCCCGAGGCTGGCTGTGAAGGAAGCGAGCAAACTTACCGCTGCTGGACACGGTGGAAGCCCTGCAGGGAAGGGACGGGGACAAAGATGACAACAGCCTTCTTGCCGTGGCCAACTTCGATCTAATCAAGACCCAAAGTCAGCATGCGAGCTCCAGGACATAGCCTTGGACCGCTTCCCGTCCTGTTCCAGAAGTCAATTGTACGCTGGCTCCGGCGAGCATCCCCAAAACGAAGGTTGTAGAGTCTTGCAATAGACTATTTCTAGCCTGATGCACAATTTTTCTTCCAACTCGCCGTCGTAGCCGGGTGATGGCTCCAATCGTCTTTAATACTTA
The DNA window shown above is from Metarhizium brunneum chromosome 1, complete sequence and carries:
- the crp-15 gene encoding 40S ribosomal protein eS7, with translation MSAQALNKIAPNSPSRQNPSELEQNIAQALYDLETNTADLKVALRPLQFVSAREIEVGHGKKAVVIFVPVPSLQGFHRVQQRLTRELEKKFSDRHVLILASRRILPRPKRSARSRNTQKQKRPRSRTLTAVHDAILADLCFPVEIVGKRIRTKEDGSKLLKVLLDEKERVGVDYRLDTYAEVYRRLTGRNVNFEFPQVASTEP